The DNA region TATAAGTCCATTCAAATGGTCTGAATCGCCATGGGATAAAATCACTAAATCTAAAGTTAAAACCTTTTTTTTCGATAAAAATGGAGATATAATTCTTTCTCCTACATCAAAGACCGAATTATCAGAAAAGCCTCCTCCATCAATTAATATTCGATAACCGTAAGGCAGTTCAATAAAGTTAGAAGTTCCTTGACCTACATCAAAGGCCGTTACAACAATATTTTTATTCCAAAATCTTTCATATATTTCTATAAAAACATCGGCTGTCAACACAACTGAAAAGATTGAAATAGCCAATATAGCTTTTCTTTTTATATTCATAGTTTTTTTGTGACGAGCTGAATAAATTATTAATATCGAAAATAAAATACCATAATAACATATAACCTCACACAAATTTGGAGAAAATGTTCTTACGGCAAAATATGGAAACTTTGCCCAAAACATAATAGAAACTATAGACTTATCAACAATAACGGAGCTTATACTAATTAAAACGCCTGAAAGGCTAAGGGAAAAAAAAGAAAAAAATACTCCTAAAAGGCCTAAAGGAACAACAATATAACCAATCAAAGGAAGAAAAATAAGATTTGATATAACTCCAATTAATGATATTTGATTAAAATACATCATTAATAATGGAACAGTTCCTAAAGTAGCAAAAAAACAGATCAAAAACTGAGTAGTTAAAGCTATAAATAATTTATTATTGGTTTTTGAATAGATTTTTTTCAAAAAATGACCTGCTGAAAATCCAAAAACAATTACAAATACGGATAAAAACGATAATTGAAAAGAAGCTGAAAATAATGACGGCGGATACAAAAGAAGTATTATTAAAGCTGCAAATGATAATATATTTAGTATATCCTTTTCCCTTTCAACTAAAAAAGAAAATAAAAAACATAAAACCATGATTAAAGCTCTTTGAGTAGAGAAAGACAGGCCTGACAGCAATCCATAAAAAATAACTGGAAACATAGTAAATATCGAAGCTATTTTTTTTGTACATGCTTTCCAAAGCAGATAATCAAAATATGATAAAATCCAATAAAAAAACATAAAAGAAAATGCCGCAATTATTCCCATATGAAGACCTGAAATTGCAAGTATATGGGAAATTCCAAGAATATTGAAGGCATTATTTATATTAGGTTGTATCTCGTTTCTTTCTCCAATTATTAATGCTTTTAAAATCCCAGAAGACCTATCACTTGCATTAGCGCTTATTAAATTGGAAATTTCTCTGCGAACATTTTCAATTTTACTTCTAAAATTTTCCCTACTTTTTTCTATAAATATAATTTCATCATACTTTACATATCCGGTTCCCCAAATTTTGCTAAAGGTCATATATCTTTTATAATCAAAACCATAAGGATTATTAAAATTACGAATAGGGTTAATTTTACATTTAAACGATATTTTATCGCCAATGATAAAGTCGCTAATTCCTCCGAATACAGACAGCCTTATCTGTCCATCAAGACTGAATTTATTTTTAGAGTATTCTCCTGATTCAGTTGATATAATTAAAGATATACCCTTAGAATAATAAGTGCAGCTCTCAATTTTTCCAATAATTTTTAATTTTTTTTCCAAATAATGTGTTATGTGATTTTCTGGAAAATAAGGATTAATACATTGATTAATAAAGATGTAGCCTATGAAAAATATTAATAAACCTCGAAATACCAGAAATATTTTTTTTTTAAAAAATCCAATTATAAAAAAACATAGAGCTATAACGGCAAAAACATAAAGAATATATTGATAGCCAGAATATTTTGACCCAGCTAAAATACCACATAAAAGAAATAATATGTATGGAACTAAAGGTGGGTTCAATAGAATTTTCCTATTTTTTTATTCTTTAGTGCGCTTAATATTTGCACCAAGAGCTTGAAATTTTTTTTCTATTGATTCATACCCCCTATCTAAATGATAAACTCGATGCACTTCTGTTGTGCCGATAGCACGCAGCCCAGCAATAATTAATGAAGCGCTCGCTCTAAGGTCTGTAGCCATTACAGGCGCTCCTGAAAGGTTTTCAACACCTTTTACTATAGCTGTATTTCCAGATATATTTATATTTGCCCCCATGCGCTGTAATTCACTTACATGTATGAATCTATTTTCAAAAACATTTTCAGATATAACGCTACTTCCATCTGCAACTGACATTAAAACCATAAATTGAGCCTGCATATCTGTTGCAAATCCAGGATAAGGAAGAGTTTTAACATCAGCACTTTTTATTTTTTTAGGTCCTTTAACTAAAATATTTCTTCCGTCAATGATAATATCCGTTCCTGTCTGTCGCAATTTGTTTATGATACTGCCTAAATTTTCAGGTTCGGCTCCTATAATTTTAATATTTCCTTCAGTTAAAGCTCCAGCAACAATAAAAGTTCCAGCTTCTATTCTGTCAGAAATAACTTCAACTGAAGTAGGATTAAGAGTCTTTTGCCCCTTAATTTTTATGATAGACGTTCCTGCGCCTGTAATTTCTGCTCCCATTTTATTTAATGTATCTGCAAGAGCTACAACTTCGGGCTCTCTTGCACAGTTTCTAAGTATTGTTTCT from Desulfobacterales bacterium includes:
- a CDS encoding DNA internalization-related competence protein ComEC/Rec2; the encoded protein is MNPPLVPYILFLLCGILAGSKYSGYQYILYVFAVIALCFFIIGFFKKKIFLVFRGLLIFFIGYIFINQCINPYFPENHITHYLEKKLKIIGKIESCTYYSKGISLIISTESGEYSKNKFSLDGQIRLSVFGGISDFIIGDKISFKCKINPIRNFNNPYGFDYKRYMTFSKIWGTGYVKYDEIIFIEKSRENFRSKIENVRREISNLISANASDRSSGILKALIIGERNEIQPNINNAFNILGISHILAISGLHMGIIAAFSFMFFYWILSYFDYLLWKACTKKIASIFTMFPVIFYGLLSGLSFSTQRALIMVLCFLFSFLVEREKDILNILSFAALIILLLYPPSLFSASFQLSFLSVFVIVFGFSAGHFLKKIYSKTNNKLFIALTTQFLICFFATLGTVPLLMMYFNQISLIGVISNLIFLPLIGYIVVPLGLLGVFFSFFSLSLSGVLISISSVIVDKSIVSIMFWAKFPYFAVRTFSPNLCEVICYYGILFSILIIYSARHKKTMNIKRKAILAISIFSVVLTADVFIEIYERFWNKNIVVTAFDVGQGTSNFIELPYGYRILIDGGGFSDNSVFDVGERIISPFLSKKKVLTLDLVILSHGDSDHLNGLISILKNFKVKEVWTNGEQGYSANYKNFIKLIKHKKIKHPEFSGLNRNFIINGAKIWILSPKKNYLLNENNNWNSVNNNSIVVKIEYMNKAILFSGDILADTEKKLVSGSQKEFLKSTVLIAPHHGSKTSSTDAFVNIVRPEYVIISVGWKNRFKLPHKTVLKKYENIGAKVFRTDLDGAVVIKVNSQGIEVKPFK
- the murA gene encoding UDP-N-acetylglucosamine 1-carboxyvinyltransferase; this encodes MDKIVIEGGSRLSGEVNISGSKNAALPILVSSLLADGVNTYSNVPNLRDIESIKSLMQKLGATVESDGNIVKIDASGLNNYEAPYEIVRKMRASILVLGPLIARLKKARVSLPGGCAIGARPVDLHLKGLIALGAKIELNHGYINAVAEKLVGTDIYFDIITVTGTENLMMAASLAEGETILRNCAREPEVVALADTLNKMGAEITGAGTSIIKIKGQKTLNPTSVEVISDRIEAGTFIVAGALTEGNIKIIGAEPENLGSIINKLRQTGTDIIIDGRNILVKGPKKIKSADVKTLPYPGFATDMQAQFMVLMSVADGSSVISENVFENRFIHVSELQRMGANINISGNTAIVKGVENLSGAPVMATDLRASASLIIAGLRAIGTTEVHRVYHLDRGYESIEKKFQALGANIKRTKE